Proteins from one Oncorhynchus tshawytscha isolate Ot180627B linkage group LG16, Otsh_v2.0, whole genome shotgun sequence genomic window:
- the aaas gene encoding aladin isoform X2 — translation MMCSLALFPPPLSGDGETSQYNESNTDPSVWFEDSPALNLYFPRESLKPHSRQESSSKSAFRDHCETLYTRSAGAWRDAGLSGLLNEIANSSAEVPKWLGVSSSCVLALLRWVSSFHSSLFPHLTLSSEEMTAEFSQVLDWSDCAVRSFAWHPHTQKCAVALSDDSIKIYNPKSATTPTLKHRLQRSVAALQWKPLCASALAVACHNCLLVWHVDPTSLSTRPSSGCAQVLSHPGHSPVTSVAWSPNGPLLVSASPRDTAMLVWDVAVESCVPLHRVGGGGVTYLSWSPDGSRVLAATPSSLFRVWETRMWTCERWPSLKGRCQSGCWSPDGSRLLFSVQGETVIYALTFTDNPGMPLMMSGGPKAATVVADLSETTLNTPDGDIMVGGEIQSLAWDPRGERLAVHVKGDAGAGRPAMIAVFKTQISPAFKLLPCGFVQGEAGTEPRLMQFNPNYQHGAQLTVCWSNGKITHVPFCFMSAGNPQPGLGGSPSLPLTQGRPADYNNQTLYTELIS, via the exons ATGATGTGTTCTTTGGCTCTGTTCCCCCCACCGCTGTCCGGCGATGGAGAGACTTCTCAATACAACGAGTCCAACACAGATCCATCCGTCTGGTTTGAG GATTCACCTGCTCTGAATCTGTACTTCCCGCGAGAGTCACTGAAGCCTCACAGCCGCCAAGAGAGCAGCAGCAAGTCGGCCTTTAGAGACCACTGTGAGACGCTGTACACGAGGAGTgcaggggcttg gcGTGATGCTGGCCTGTCTGGACTCCTAAATGAGATCGCCAACTCCAGTGCAGAGG TGCCCAAGTGGCTAGGGGTGAGCTCGAGCTGTGTCCTGGCCTTGCTACGCTGGGTTTCCTCCTTCCACAGCTCTCTGTTTCCTCACCTAACA TTGAGCAGTGAGGAAATGACCGCCGAGTTTTCCCAAGTGCTGGACTG GTCGGACTGTGCAGTGCGGAGCTTTGCCTGGCACCCACACACTCAGAAGTGTGCCGTGGCCCTTTCAGACGATTCCATCAAGATCTACAACCCCAAGAG TGCTACTACTCCCACCCTGAAGCACCGTCTGCAGCGCAGTGTGGCGGCTCTGCAGTGGAAGCCTTTGTGTGCGTCTGCCCTGGCCGTCGCCTGTCACAACTGCCTGCTTGTCTGGCACGTGGACCCCACCTCACTttctaccag gcCTTCCTCTGGCTGTGCCCAGGTCCTGTCTCACCCAGGCCATTCCCCCGTCACGTCCGTCGCATGGTCACCTAACGGACCTCTCCTGGTGTCGGCCTCTCCCAGGGACACTGCCATGCTG GTGTGGGATGTCGCTGTTGAGAGCTGTGTGCCTCTCCACCGCgtgggagggggaggagtcaCGTACCTGTCCTGGTCTCCCGATGGCAGTCGTGTGCTGGCAGCtacaccctcctccctcttcag GGTTTGGGAAACCAGGATGTGGACTTGTGAGCGGTGGCCTAGTCTGAAGGGACGCtgtcag TCTGGCTGTTGGAGTCCTGATGGGAGTCGGCTGCTCTTCAGTGTGCAAGGAGAGACCGTCATCTATGCCCTGACCTTCACTGACAAcccag GGATGCCCTTAATGATGTCAGGTGGGCCAAAGGCAGCAACAGTGGTGGCCGACCTGTCCGAGACCACCTTAAATACACCCGACGGAGATATCAT GGTCGGAGGAGAGATCCAGTCATTGGCGTGGGATCCGAGAGGAGAGCGTCTAGCCGTGCATGTCAAAG GAGACGCCGGAGCAGGCCGCCCTGCCATGATCGCAGTGTTCAAGACTCAAATCAGCCCCGCTTTTAAGCTTCTGCCATG tggtttTGTCCAGGGGGAGGCCGGGACAGAGCCCAGACTGATGCAGTTTAACCCCAACTACCAGCATGGAGCCCAGCTCACTGTG TGTTGGTCCAATGGGAAGATTACCCACGTGCCTTTCTGCTTTATGAGTGCTGGGAATCCCCAGCCTGGCCTGGGAGGCAGCCCGTCTCTCCCCCTGACCCAGGGCAGACCAGCCGACTACAACAACCAGACTCTCTACACAGAACTCATCTCCTGA
- the aaas gene encoding aladin isoform X1, giving the protein MMCSLALFPPPLSGDGETSQYNESNTDPSVWFEDSPALNLYFPRESLKPHSRQESSSKSAFRDHCETLYTRSAGAWRDAGLSGLLNEIANSSAEVPKWLGVSSSCVLALLRWVSSFHSSLFPHLTLSSEEMTAEFSQVLDWSDCAVRSFAWHPHTQKCAVALSDDSIKIYNPKRLSLSQCATTPTLKHRLQRSVAALQWKPLCASALAVACHNCLLVWHVDPTSLSTRPSSGCAQVLSHPGHSPVTSVAWSPNGPLLVSASPRDTAMLVWDVAVESCVPLHRVGGGGVTYLSWSPDGSRVLAATPSSLFRVWETRMWTCERWPSLKGRCQSGCWSPDGSRLLFSVQGETVIYALTFTDNPGMPLMMSGGPKAATVVADLSETTLNTPDGDIMVGGEIQSLAWDPRGERLAVHVKGDAGAGRPAMIAVFKTQISPAFKLLPCGFVQGEAGTEPRLMQFNPNYQHGAQLTVCWSNGKITHVPFCFMSAGNPQPGLGGSPSLPLTQGRPADYNNQTLYTELIS; this is encoded by the exons ATGATGTGTTCTTTGGCTCTGTTCCCCCCACCGCTGTCCGGCGATGGAGAGACTTCTCAATACAACGAGTCCAACACAGATCCATCCGTCTGGTTTGAG GATTCACCTGCTCTGAATCTGTACTTCCCGCGAGAGTCACTGAAGCCTCACAGCCGCCAAGAGAGCAGCAGCAAGTCGGCCTTTAGAGACCACTGTGAGACGCTGTACACGAGGAGTgcaggggcttg gcGTGATGCTGGCCTGTCTGGACTCCTAAATGAGATCGCCAACTCCAGTGCAGAGG TGCCCAAGTGGCTAGGGGTGAGCTCGAGCTGTGTCCTGGCCTTGCTACGCTGGGTTTCCTCCTTCCACAGCTCTCTGTTTCCTCACCTAACA TTGAGCAGTGAGGAAATGACCGCCGAGTTTTCCCAAGTGCTGGACTG GTCGGACTGTGCAGTGCGGAGCTTTGCCTGGCACCCACACACTCAGAAGTGTGCCGTGGCCCTTTCAGACGATTCCATCAAGATCTACAACCCCAAGAGGTTAAGTCTGTCGCaatg TGCTACTACTCCCACCCTGAAGCACCGTCTGCAGCGCAGTGTGGCGGCTCTGCAGTGGAAGCCTTTGTGTGCGTCTGCCCTGGCCGTCGCCTGTCACAACTGCCTGCTTGTCTGGCACGTGGACCCCACCTCACTttctaccag gcCTTCCTCTGGCTGTGCCCAGGTCCTGTCTCACCCAGGCCATTCCCCCGTCACGTCCGTCGCATGGTCACCTAACGGACCTCTCCTGGTGTCGGCCTCTCCCAGGGACACTGCCATGCTG GTGTGGGATGTCGCTGTTGAGAGCTGTGTGCCTCTCCACCGCgtgggagggggaggagtcaCGTACCTGTCCTGGTCTCCCGATGGCAGTCGTGTGCTGGCAGCtacaccctcctccctcttcag GGTTTGGGAAACCAGGATGTGGACTTGTGAGCGGTGGCCTAGTCTGAAGGGACGCtgtcag TCTGGCTGTTGGAGTCCTGATGGGAGTCGGCTGCTCTTCAGTGTGCAAGGAGAGACCGTCATCTATGCCCTGACCTTCACTGACAAcccag GGATGCCCTTAATGATGTCAGGTGGGCCAAAGGCAGCAACAGTGGTGGCCGACCTGTCCGAGACCACCTTAAATACACCCGACGGAGATATCAT GGTCGGAGGAGAGATCCAGTCATTGGCGTGGGATCCGAGAGGAGAGCGTCTAGCCGTGCATGTCAAAG GAGACGCCGGAGCAGGCCGCCCTGCCATGATCGCAGTGTTCAAGACTCAAATCAGCCCCGCTTTTAAGCTTCTGCCATG tggtttTGTCCAGGGGGAGGCCGGGACAGAGCCCAGACTGATGCAGTTTAACCCCAACTACCAGCATGGAGCCCAGCTCACTGTG TGTTGGTCCAATGGGAAGATTACCCACGTGCCTTTCTGCTTTATGAGTGCTGGGAATCCCCAGCCTGGCCTGGGAGGCAGCCCGTCTCTCCCCCTGACCCAGGGCAGACCAGCCGACTACAACAACCAGACTCTCTACACAGAACTCATCTCCTGA